In Nasonia vitripennis strain AsymCx chromosome 2, Nvit_psr_1.1, whole genome shotgun sequence, a genomic segment contains:
- the LOC100121849 gene encoding dyslexia-associated protein KIAA0319 isoform X3 yields MYKVQHLALYLLFLGSCSSMFSDWDNGNWQLRCPALYPMVFTSYAPSGNLTGGDFTKHPNLPDLRHCVGACCSQPTCHVALMYNMTCYFVQCFSSKLCLPLYRPDLANSNPPSMVLVKPVEEDEAWTDFLNQGNDVSGPMMSDGTEQELSFFGANAGLGCSTSDDCAENEVCIKNSKKLERTCECARGYKRNLAGICSSYEELQDLDIAVTPEILEPRLLKASQTSVKPPVKQLFVKTMSKEVRLPENEVTLSAFTVPSEEQVSGHYSYAWTLLSQPEAHTGTMTDQNQKTVKLSNLSEGLYKFKVTVNGANSFGEAYANVTVLPPKRLNQAPIPVISPASQIVKLPNTGAVLDGSASKDDDKIVSYHWELQQGPIGYQPSLVDTPTLQLDNLIAGNYTFKLTVEDSDHVTNYTTANITVLKITDYPPSANAGQDVIIYLPQNTLTLNGNLSTDDRGIASWEWTKSPSDENKAVDMQNTRTPYLQLSNLEEGMYTFVLKVTDDSEQSSTSEVHVFVKPPTNKPPKADAGDDVTIALPETQALLNGTRSKDDIKIVSYHWEQIGGHNKVAFTAANESITNVTKLTKGDYSFKLTVIDDNGNKDSDTIQLKVTQNKNAPPKANAGGDQTVVAPVNALILNGTLSTDDLKIKQWLWTRDPISLAIGNIVEGTDKSPILMVTDIVPGRYVFRLKVADDQGLTSEDTASVIVKPDLQLLNLVELTLNIGAHLLTESQKDSLVVKLQMLLREETSIVVRSLRAEPHSGRVVLVFYVEKKGGKSTMPGPEVVNKLKEKLRQDSGILQLSVANVDTAICQNNCSGHGTCDQETRLCLCEAFWMQNLIQLYFRNGESNCDWSILYVIIALLSLVVCWIGFVWGMVCFCQRICYGKRRLLRPKKKPARYSLLQPEPEDESTTFSGHKVVLSESDTESDDVMFDKFKGKTNGSLRNGKSRNGFLKSNSRVKT; encoded by the exons ATGTACAAAGTGCAGCATTTAGCTCTCTACCTGCTCTTCCTCGGAAGTTGCAGCAGTATGTTTTCGGACTGGGATAATGGTAACTGGCAACTGCGATGTCCAGCTTTGTACCCGATGGTCTTCACCAGCTATGCCCCGAGTGGCAATTTGACAGGGGGAGATTTTACGAAGCACCCCAACCTGCCTGATTTGAGACACTGTGTAGGTGCCTGTTGCAGCCAACCGACCTGCCATGTGGCTTTGATGTACAACATGACGTGCTACTTTGTGCAGTGCTTTTCATCAAAATTGTGCTTACCTCTTTATAGGCCAGATTTGGCCAACAGCAATCCTCCTAGCATGGTGCTTGTGAAACCTGTTGAAGAGGATGAAGCATGGACTGACTTCTTGAATCAAGGAAATGATGTATCTGG CCCAATGATGTCTGATGGAACTGAGCAAGAACTCTCATTTTTTGGAGCAAATGCTGGGCTCGGTTGCAGTACTTCGGATGATTGTGCAGAGAATGAAGTATGCATAAAGAACAGCAAAAAACTTGAAAGAACATGCGAGTGTGCACGAGGCTATAAAAGAAACCTTGCTG GTATATGCAGTTCATATGAGGAGCTTCAAGATCTTGATATTGCTGTCACACCAGAAATTCTGGAACCACGCTTATTGAAAGCTTCTCAAACCTCAGTTAAGCCACCAGTGAAGCAGTTATTTGTAAAAACAATGTCCAAAGAAGTACGTTTACCAGAGAATGAGGTAACATTGTCAGCTTTTACAGTGCCATCTGAAGAACAAGTAAGTGGCCATTACAGTTATGCATGGACACTTTTGAGTCAACCAGAGGCACACACTGGTACAATGACAGATCAGAATCAGAAGACTGTCAAACTGAGTAATTTATCAGAAGGATTGTACAAATTTAAAGTCACTGTAAATGGAGCAAACAGTTTTGGTGAAGCTTATGCAAACGTCACAGTGCTGCCTC ctAAACGCTTAAATCAAGCTCCGATTCCCGTAATATCGCCAGCGTCTCAAATTGTTAAGCTGCCTAATACTGGCGCTGTGTTAGATGGTTCAGCTAGTAAAGATGACGACAAAATCGTCTCTTATCATTGGGAACTACAGCAAGGTCCGATTGGATACCAACCAAGCCTTGTTGATACCCCAACCCTTCAGTTAGACAATCTTATTGCTGGAAATTACACTTTCAA ATTAACCGTTGAAGATTCGGATCATGTTACAAATTACACGACGGCCAACATAACAGTTCTAAAAATTACCGATTATCCACCAAGTGCTAATGCGGGTCAAGacgtaataatttatttgccTCAGAATACGCTCACGCTCAATGGCAACTTGAGCACGGACGACAGAGGTATCGCTAGCTGGGAATGGACCAAGAGTCCTTCCGATGAAAATAAAGCCGTCGATATGCAGAATACGAGAACACCGTATCTGCAGTTGTCAAATTTAGAAGAAGGAATGTACACTTTTGTACTTAAGGTCACCGATGACTCGGAACAGTCTTCGACGTCAGAAGTACATGTATTTGTCAAACCGCCCACTAATAAGCCACCTAAAG CCGATGCCGGAGACGATGTCACCATCGCACTTCCGGAAACACAGGCTCTATTAAATGGAACACGGAGCAAAGATGATATTAAAATAGTCTCTTATCACTGGGAGCAAATTGGAGGCCATAATAAAGTAGCGTTTACGGCTGCTAATGAATCTATTACAAATGTCACAAAATTAACAAAAGGAGATTATTCTTTTAAATTGACAGTTATTGATGATAACGGCAACAAAGACTCGGATACCATACAGCTCAAAGTTACACAAA ATAAAAATGCGCCTCCTAAAGCAAATGCTGGCGGAGATCAAACGGTCGTTGCGCCTGTTAACGCGCTGATTTTAAATGGTACCTTATCTACAGATGActtaaaaatcaaacaatgGTTATGGACCAGAGATCCCATAAGTTTGGCTATTGGAAATATTGTCGAAGGAACTGATAAATCTCCCATTTTGATG GTAACAGACATAGTTCCAGGAAGATACGTCTTTAGATTAAAAGTTGCAGATGATCAGGGATTGACTAGTGAGGACACTGCATCAGTCATAGTTAAGCCCG ATCTTCAACTTCTCAATTTAGTGGAATTAACCCTGAATATTGGAGCTCATCTTTTAACGGAATCTCAAAAAGATTCGTTGGTAGTTAAGCTGCAAATGCTGCTTCGCGAGGAAACATCGATTGTCGTTCGCAGTTTGAGAGCAGAACCTCATTCGGGAAGAGTAGTTTTAGTATTCTATGTTGAAAAGAAGGGTGGTAAATCTACGATGCCAGGGCCCGAAGTAGTCAATAAATTAAAGGAAAAGCTTAGACAAGATTCTGGAATCTTGCAATTGTCAGTTGCAAATGTGGATACTGCTATTTGTCAGAATAACTGTTCAGGGCATGGTACATGTGACCAAGAAACTAGACTTTGCCTTTGTGAAGCTTTTTGGATGCAAAATCTTATACAGTTATACTTTAGGAACGGAGAATCCAATTGTG ATTGGAGTATTTTGTATGTGATCATAGCTCTGCTATCTCTCGTGGTTTGTTGGATTGGATTCGTTTGGGGAATGGTTTGCTTCTGTCAAAGGATATGCTACGGAAAGCGACGACTCTTACGCCCTAAAAAGAAGCCGGCCCGTTACTCGTTACTGCAGCCTGAGCCCGAAGACGAAAGCACAACAT tTTCAGGCCATAAAGTGGTTTTATCAGAATCTGATACAGAATCGGACGATGTAAtgtttgataaatttaaaGGTAAAACTAATGGAAGTTTGAGGAACGGAAAATCCCGAAACGGATTTCTAAAGTCGAATTCCAGGGTGAAGACATGA
- the LOC100121849 gene encoding dyslexia-associated protein KIAA0319 isoform X1, with protein MPVCKRKMYKVQHLALYLLFLGSCSSMFSDWDNGNWQLRCPALYPMVFTSYAPSGNLTGGDFTKHPNLPDLRHCVGACCSQPTCHVALMYNMTCYFVQCFSSKLCLPLYRPDLANSNPPSMVLVKPVEEDEAWTDFLNQGNDVSGPMMSDGTEQELSFFGANAGLGCSTSDDCAENEVCIKNSKKLERTCECARGYKRNLAGICSSYEELQDLDIAVTPEILEPRLLKASQTSVKPPVKQLFVKTMSKEVRLPENEVTLSAFTVPSEEQVSGHYSYAWTLLSQPEAHTGTMTDQNQKTVKLSNLSEGLYKFKVTVNGANSFGEAYANVTVLPPKRLNQAPIPVISPASQIVKLPNTGAVLDGSASKDDDKIVSYHWELQQGPIGYQPSLVDTPTLQLDNLIAGNYTFKLTVEDSDHVTNYTTANITVLKITDYPPSANAGQDVIIYLPQNTLTLNGNLSTDDRGIASWEWTKSPSDENKAVDMQNTRTPYLQLSNLEEGMYTFVLKVTDDSEQSSTSEVHVFVKPPTNKPPKADAGDDVTIALPETQALLNGTRSKDDIKIVSYHWEQIGGHNKVAFTAANESITNVTKLTKGDYSFKLTVIDDNGNKDSDTIQLKVTQNKNAPPKANAGGDQTVVAPVNALILNGTLSTDDLKIKQWLWTRDPISLAIGNIVEGTDKSPILMVTDIVPGRYVFRLKVADDQGLTSEDTASVIVKPDLQLLNLVELTLNIGAHLLTESQKDSLVVKLQMLLREETSIVVRSLRAEPHSGRVVLVFYVEKKGGKSTMPGPEVVNKLKEKLRQDSGILQLSVANVDTAICQNNCSGHGTCDQETRLCLCEAFWMQNLIQLYFRNGESNCDWSILYVIIALLSLVVCWIGFVWGMVCFCQRICYGKRRLLRPKKKPARYSLLQPEPEDESTTFSGHKVVLSESDTESDDVMFDKFKGKTNGSLRNGKSRNGFLKSNSRVKT; from the exons ATGCCAGTGTGTAAAAG AAAAATGTACAAAGTGCAGCATTTAGCTCTCTACCTGCTCTTCCTCGGAAGTTGCAGCAGTATGTTTTCGGACTGGGATAATGGTAACTGGCAACTGCGATGTCCAGCTTTGTACCCGATGGTCTTCACCAGCTATGCCCCGAGTGGCAATTTGACAGGGGGAGATTTTACGAAGCACCCCAACCTGCCTGATTTGAGACACTGTGTAGGTGCCTGTTGCAGCCAACCGACCTGCCATGTGGCTTTGATGTACAACATGACGTGCTACTTTGTGCAGTGCTTTTCATCAAAATTGTGCTTACCTCTTTATAGGCCAGATTTGGCCAACAGCAATCCTCCTAGCATGGTGCTTGTGAAACCTGTTGAAGAGGATGAAGCATGGACTGACTTCTTGAATCAAGGAAATGATGTATCTGG CCCAATGATGTCTGATGGAACTGAGCAAGAACTCTCATTTTTTGGAGCAAATGCTGGGCTCGGTTGCAGTACTTCGGATGATTGTGCAGAGAATGAAGTATGCATAAAGAACAGCAAAAAACTTGAAAGAACATGCGAGTGTGCACGAGGCTATAAAAGAAACCTTGCTG GTATATGCAGTTCATATGAGGAGCTTCAAGATCTTGATATTGCTGTCACACCAGAAATTCTGGAACCACGCTTATTGAAAGCTTCTCAAACCTCAGTTAAGCCACCAGTGAAGCAGTTATTTGTAAAAACAATGTCCAAAGAAGTACGTTTACCAGAGAATGAGGTAACATTGTCAGCTTTTACAGTGCCATCTGAAGAACAAGTAAGTGGCCATTACAGTTATGCATGGACACTTTTGAGTCAACCAGAGGCACACACTGGTACAATGACAGATCAGAATCAGAAGACTGTCAAACTGAGTAATTTATCAGAAGGATTGTACAAATTTAAAGTCACTGTAAATGGAGCAAACAGTTTTGGTGAAGCTTATGCAAACGTCACAGTGCTGCCTC ctAAACGCTTAAATCAAGCTCCGATTCCCGTAATATCGCCAGCGTCTCAAATTGTTAAGCTGCCTAATACTGGCGCTGTGTTAGATGGTTCAGCTAGTAAAGATGACGACAAAATCGTCTCTTATCATTGGGAACTACAGCAAGGTCCGATTGGATACCAACCAAGCCTTGTTGATACCCCAACCCTTCAGTTAGACAATCTTATTGCTGGAAATTACACTTTCAA ATTAACCGTTGAAGATTCGGATCATGTTACAAATTACACGACGGCCAACATAACAGTTCTAAAAATTACCGATTATCCACCAAGTGCTAATGCGGGTCAAGacgtaataatttatttgccTCAGAATACGCTCACGCTCAATGGCAACTTGAGCACGGACGACAGAGGTATCGCTAGCTGGGAATGGACCAAGAGTCCTTCCGATGAAAATAAAGCCGTCGATATGCAGAATACGAGAACACCGTATCTGCAGTTGTCAAATTTAGAAGAAGGAATGTACACTTTTGTACTTAAGGTCACCGATGACTCGGAACAGTCTTCGACGTCAGAAGTACATGTATTTGTCAAACCGCCCACTAATAAGCCACCTAAAG CCGATGCCGGAGACGATGTCACCATCGCACTTCCGGAAACACAGGCTCTATTAAATGGAACACGGAGCAAAGATGATATTAAAATAGTCTCTTATCACTGGGAGCAAATTGGAGGCCATAATAAAGTAGCGTTTACGGCTGCTAATGAATCTATTACAAATGTCACAAAATTAACAAAAGGAGATTATTCTTTTAAATTGACAGTTATTGATGATAACGGCAACAAAGACTCGGATACCATACAGCTCAAAGTTACACAAA ATAAAAATGCGCCTCCTAAAGCAAATGCTGGCGGAGATCAAACGGTCGTTGCGCCTGTTAACGCGCTGATTTTAAATGGTACCTTATCTACAGATGActtaaaaatcaaacaatgGTTATGGACCAGAGATCCCATAAGTTTGGCTATTGGAAATATTGTCGAAGGAACTGATAAATCTCCCATTTTGATG GTAACAGACATAGTTCCAGGAAGATACGTCTTTAGATTAAAAGTTGCAGATGATCAGGGATTGACTAGTGAGGACACTGCATCAGTCATAGTTAAGCCCG ATCTTCAACTTCTCAATTTAGTGGAATTAACCCTGAATATTGGAGCTCATCTTTTAACGGAATCTCAAAAAGATTCGTTGGTAGTTAAGCTGCAAATGCTGCTTCGCGAGGAAACATCGATTGTCGTTCGCAGTTTGAGAGCAGAACCTCATTCGGGAAGAGTAGTTTTAGTATTCTATGTTGAAAAGAAGGGTGGTAAATCTACGATGCCAGGGCCCGAAGTAGTCAATAAATTAAAGGAAAAGCTTAGACAAGATTCTGGAATCTTGCAATTGTCAGTTGCAAATGTGGATACTGCTATTTGTCAGAATAACTGTTCAGGGCATGGTACATGTGACCAAGAAACTAGACTTTGCCTTTGTGAAGCTTTTTGGATGCAAAATCTTATACAGTTATACTTTAGGAACGGAGAATCCAATTGTG ATTGGAGTATTTTGTATGTGATCATAGCTCTGCTATCTCTCGTGGTTTGTTGGATTGGATTCGTTTGGGGAATGGTTTGCTTCTGTCAAAGGATATGCTACGGAAAGCGACGACTCTTACGCCCTAAAAAGAAGCCGGCCCGTTACTCGTTACTGCAGCCTGAGCCCGAAGACGAAAGCACAACAT tTTCAGGCCATAAAGTGGTTTTATCAGAATCTGATACAGAATCGGACGATGTAAtgtttgataaatttaaaGGTAAAACTAATGGAAGTTTGAGGAACGGAAAATCCCGAAACGGATTTCTAAAGTCGAATTCCAGGGTGAAGACATGA
- the LOC100114341 gene encoding uncharacterized protein LOC100114341, with the protein MDETEIEITEPNYEDYEASDVEDEFKSHDLSPFHSPSLSDRRKMGVLSVLRSIKENQEKQNDMMSQVITLLEGQQKITNKLLEIEKAKIRSQISKKSVNKELDADVETSEPQTVQSTIISQLNETFRNLKQSLESNSTSKLNIQRDYKLTEKALNLLDCINPDLKSNDLLDEEDDNIPKEENLISKESETKEFKNRNADDFHKGPKGSFPPKRTQWHVGPTQRCFRCNKIGHNAPECPLAEYGLWFCYFCQAEKKHKGSDCPRSNAGTSKTPYFGNKKYIPNNPQNKYIKNREYDNGGRERANLSKPFKRTVKPEIPGRNHNQYYKPKDAKPYMADSEETSWKRKDYNNY; encoded by the exons ATGGACGAGACAGAAATAGAAATTACCGAACCTAATTATGAGGACTATGAAGCCTCAGATGTCGaag ATGAATTCAAATCACATGACCTATCACCATTTCACTCACCGTCACTGTCGGATAGAAGAAAGATGGGTGTACTAAGTGTACTAAGatcaataaaagaaaatcaggaGAAACAAAATGACATGATGTCTCAGGTTATAACGCTCCTTGAGGGCCAACAAAAAATAACCAACAAGCTATTGGAAATTGAAAAAGCTAAAATAAGATcgcaaatttctaaaaaaagtgttAATAAAGAACTGGATGCTGATGTTGAAACATCTGAACCACAAACAGTACAGTCAACCATAATAAGTCAATTAAACGAAACGTTTAGAAATCTTAAGCAATCGCTGGAATCAAATAGTACATCAAAATTAAACATTCAAAGAGATTATAAGCTTACAGAAAAAGCATTGAACCTGCTAGATTGCATTAATCCTGATTTGAAATCAAATGATTTATTAGACGAAGAAGATGATAACATTCCCAAAGAAGAAAATTTGATCTCTAAAGAGTCAGAGACCAAAGAATTCAAGAATAGAAATGCAGATGACTTCCACAAAGGCCCAAAGGGGAGTTTCCCACCAAAACGAACGCAATGGCATGTAGGTCCAACTCAAAGGTGTTTTAGGTGCAATAAAATAGGGCATAATGCACCTGAATGCCCATTAGCTGAATATGGACTCTGGTTTTGCTATTTTTGCCAGGCAGAGAAGAAACACAAAGGTTCAGATTGCCCAAGAAGTAACGCAGGAACATCAAAAACCCCATATTTTggtaataaaaagtatattccAAATAATCCACAAAACAAATACATAAAGAATAGAGAATATGACAATGGAGGTAGAGAAAGAGCAAATTTGAGTAAACCATTCAAAAGAACTGTGAAACCTGAAATACCAGGAAGAAACCACAATCAATATTATAAACCCAAAGACGCAAAACCCTATATGGCAG ATTCTGAAGAAACAAGTTGGAAGCGTaaagattataataattattaa
- the LOC100121865 gene encoding m7GpppX diphosphatase: MAEQSVDGSPTSEDQSPTAKKMKPDVATTEESDAKQLEASVHEAALNLSSFQMTRVLNVNSMRKQIFVEGTFKGYESPAVVILEKKIFPEDEIFLKRGFFNEGTIIRKLFSNDVYGNYECFPTREHNGLNTTIIHPASQKHLDKFLRKELYIVNETYEIYEKVTLPYLEANQFSLQWVDNILNHKAEFDKIIFEDKDKEKGFVMLPDLKWDGQLATLSILVLARKRIRSLRELNETHLPLLKNIQEAGTDVIMKKYNLPASQLRIYLHYQPSYYHLHVHFSYLMFETPGIYCEKAHLLSTVISNIEIASDYYQKAVLSFVVKEDDPLCKKYQENGVLTVIDSPADN; the protein is encoded by the exons ATGGCGGAGCAGAGTGTCGACGGTTCGCCGACGAGCGAAGATCAGTCCCCGACTGCCAAAAAGATGAAGCCGGACGTCGCGACGACGGAGGAGTCCGACGCCAAGCAGCTCGAGGCCAGCGTCCACGAGGCCGCGCTCAACCTCTCGAGCTTTCAGATGACGCGCGTCCTCAATGTCAATAGCATGAGGAAGCAGATATTCGTCGAGGGAACGTTCAAAGGCTACGAGAGCCCGGCTGTCGTCATTCTCGAGAAGAAGATCTTTCCCGAGGACGAGATCTTCCTCAAGCGGGGCTTCTTTAACGAAGGCACCATCATCAGGAAGCTCTTCAGCAACGACGTCTACGGGAACTACGAGTGCTTCCCCACGCGAGAACACAATG GTCTCAATACAACAATTATACACCCCGCCAGTCAGAAGCATTTGGATAAGTTTTTAAGAAAAGAGCTTTACATCGTCAACGAAACGTACGAGATTTATGAAAAAGTTACTCTACCCTACCTCGAGGCCAACCAGTTCTCTCTTCAA TGGGTGGACAACATTTTAAATCACAAGGCAGAATTTGATAAAATCATCTTTGAAGATAAGGACAAGGAAAAGGGCTTTGTAATGCTGCCAGACTTGAAGTGGGATGGCCAACTGGCAACCTTAAGTATACTAGTTTTagcgagaaagagaataaGGTCTCTCAGAGAACTTAACGAGACTCACCTGCCACTGCTCAAAAATATTCAAGAGGCAGGAACAGATGTCATAATGAAAAAGTACAATTTACCCGCATCTCAGTTACGAATTTACTTGCATTATCAACCATCCTACTATCACTTACATGTGCACTTTTCATATTTAATGTTTGAAACTCCAG GAATATACTGTGAAAAAGCCCACCTACTTTCTACTGTTATTAGCAACATAGAAATAGCATCAGACTATTATCAAAAAGCTGTTTTGTCATTTGTTGTAAAGGAGGATGATCCGCTGTGCAAAAAGTATCAAGAGAATGGTGTTTTAACTGTGATTGATAGTCCGGCAGACaattaa
- the LOC100121849 gene encoding dyslexia-associated protein KIAA0319 isoform X2 yields the protein MRPTLSKMYKVQHLALYLLFLGSCSSMFSDWDNGNWQLRCPALYPMVFTSYAPSGNLTGGDFTKHPNLPDLRHCVGACCSQPTCHVALMYNMTCYFVQCFSSKLCLPLYRPDLANSNPPSMVLVKPVEEDEAWTDFLNQGNDVSGPMMSDGTEQELSFFGANAGLGCSTSDDCAENEVCIKNSKKLERTCECARGYKRNLAGICSSYEELQDLDIAVTPEILEPRLLKASQTSVKPPVKQLFVKTMSKEVRLPENEVTLSAFTVPSEEQVSGHYSYAWTLLSQPEAHTGTMTDQNQKTVKLSNLSEGLYKFKVTVNGANSFGEAYANVTVLPPKRLNQAPIPVISPASQIVKLPNTGAVLDGSASKDDDKIVSYHWELQQGPIGYQPSLVDTPTLQLDNLIAGNYTFKLTVEDSDHVTNYTTANITVLKITDYPPSANAGQDVIIYLPQNTLTLNGNLSTDDRGIASWEWTKSPSDENKAVDMQNTRTPYLQLSNLEEGMYTFVLKVTDDSEQSSTSEVHVFVKPPTNKPPKADAGDDVTIALPETQALLNGTRSKDDIKIVSYHWEQIGGHNKVAFTAANESITNVTKLTKGDYSFKLTVIDDNGNKDSDTIQLKVTQNKNAPPKANAGGDQTVVAPVNALILNGTLSTDDLKIKQWLWTRDPISLAIGNIVEGTDKSPILMVTDIVPGRYVFRLKVADDQGLTSEDTASVIVKPDLQLLNLVELTLNIGAHLLTESQKDSLVVKLQMLLREETSIVVRSLRAEPHSGRVVLVFYVEKKGGKSTMPGPEVVNKLKEKLRQDSGILQLSVANVDTAICQNNCSGHGTCDQETRLCLCEAFWMQNLIQLYFRNGESNCDWSILYVIIALLSLVVCWIGFVWGMVCFCQRICYGKRRLLRPKKKPARYSLLQPEPEDESTTFSGHKVVLSESDTESDDVMFDKFKGKTNGSLRNGKSRNGFLKSNSRVKT from the exons ATGCGGCCGACGCTGTC AAAAATGTACAAAGTGCAGCATTTAGCTCTCTACCTGCTCTTCCTCGGAAGTTGCAGCAGTATGTTTTCGGACTGGGATAATGGTAACTGGCAACTGCGATGTCCAGCTTTGTACCCGATGGTCTTCACCAGCTATGCCCCGAGTGGCAATTTGACAGGGGGAGATTTTACGAAGCACCCCAACCTGCCTGATTTGAGACACTGTGTAGGTGCCTGTTGCAGCCAACCGACCTGCCATGTGGCTTTGATGTACAACATGACGTGCTACTTTGTGCAGTGCTTTTCATCAAAATTGTGCTTACCTCTTTATAGGCCAGATTTGGCCAACAGCAATCCTCCTAGCATGGTGCTTGTGAAACCTGTTGAAGAGGATGAAGCATGGACTGACTTCTTGAATCAAGGAAATGATGTATCTGG CCCAATGATGTCTGATGGAACTGAGCAAGAACTCTCATTTTTTGGAGCAAATGCTGGGCTCGGTTGCAGTACTTCGGATGATTGTGCAGAGAATGAAGTATGCATAAAGAACAGCAAAAAACTTGAAAGAACATGCGAGTGTGCACGAGGCTATAAAAGAAACCTTGCTG GTATATGCAGTTCATATGAGGAGCTTCAAGATCTTGATATTGCTGTCACACCAGAAATTCTGGAACCACGCTTATTGAAAGCTTCTCAAACCTCAGTTAAGCCACCAGTGAAGCAGTTATTTGTAAAAACAATGTCCAAAGAAGTACGTTTACCAGAGAATGAGGTAACATTGTCAGCTTTTACAGTGCCATCTGAAGAACAAGTAAGTGGCCATTACAGTTATGCATGGACACTTTTGAGTCAACCAGAGGCACACACTGGTACAATGACAGATCAGAATCAGAAGACTGTCAAACTGAGTAATTTATCAGAAGGATTGTACAAATTTAAAGTCACTGTAAATGGAGCAAACAGTTTTGGTGAAGCTTATGCAAACGTCACAGTGCTGCCTC ctAAACGCTTAAATCAAGCTCCGATTCCCGTAATATCGCCAGCGTCTCAAATTGTTAAGCTGCCTAATACTGGCGCTGTGTTAGATGGTTCAGCTAGTAAAGATGACGACAAAATCGTCTCTTATCATTGGGAACTACAGCAAGGTCCGATTGGATACCAACCAAGCCTTGTTGATACCCCAACCCTTCAGTTAGACAATCTTATTGCTGGAAATTACACTTTCAA ATTAACCGTTGAAGATTCGGATCATGTTACAAATTACACGACGGCCAACATAACAGTTCTAAAAATTACCGATTATCCACCAAGTGCTAATGCGGGTCAAGacgtaataatttatttgccTCAGAATACGCTCACGCTCAATGGCAACTTGAGCACGGACGACAGAGGTATCGCTAGCTGGGAATGGACCAAGAGTCCTTCCGATGAAAATAAAGCCGTCGATATGCAGAATACGAGAACACCGTATCTGCAGTTGTCAAATTTAGAAGAAGGAATGTACACTTTTGTACTTAAGGTCACCGATGACTCGGAACAGTCTTCGACGTCAGAAGTACATGTATTTGTCAAACCGCCCACTAATAAGCCACCTAAAG CCGATGCCGGAGACGATGTCACCATCGCACTTCCGGAAACACAGGCTCTATTAAATGGAACACGGAGCAAAGATGATATTAAAATAGTCTCTTATCACTGGGAGCAAATTGGAGGCCATAATAAAGTAGCGTTTACGGCTGCTAATGAATCTATTACAAATGTCACAAAATTAACAAAAGGAGATTATTCTTTTAAATTGACAGTTATTGATGATAACGGCAACAAAGACTCGGATACCATACAGCTCAAAGTTACACAAA ATAAAAATGCGCCTCCTAAAGCAAATGCTGGCGGAGATCAAACGGTCGTTGCGCCTGTTAACGCGCTGATTTTAAATGGTACCTTATCTACAGATGActtaaaaatcaaacaatgGTTATGGACCAGAGATCCCATAAGTTTGGCTATTGGAAATATTGTCGAAGGAACTGATAAATCTCCCATTTTGATG GTAACAGACATAGTTCCAGGAAGATACGTCTTTAGATTAAAAGTTGCAGATGATCAGGGATTGACTAGTGAGGACACTGCATCAGTCATAGTTAAGCCCG ATCTTCAACTTCTCAATTTAGTGGAATTAACCCTGAATATTGGAGCTCATCTTTTAACGGAATCTCAAAAAGATTCGTTGGTAGTTAAGCTGCAAATGCTGCTTCGCGAGGAAACATCGATTGTCGTTCGCAGTTTGAGAGCAGAACCTCATTCGGGAAGAGTAGTTTTAGTATTCTATGTTGAAAAGAAGGGTGGTAAATCTACGATGCCAGGGCCCGAAGTAGTCAATAAATTAAAGGAAAAGCTTAGACAAGATTCTGGAATCTTGCAATTGTCAGTTGCAAATGTGGATACTGCTATTTGTCAGAATAACTGTTCAGGGCATGGTACATGTGACCAAGAAACTAGACTTTGCCTTTGTGAAGCTTTTTGGATGCAAAATCTTATACAGTTATACTTTAGGAACGGAGAATCCAATTGTG ATTGGAGTATTTTGTATGTGATCATAGCTCTGCTATCTCTCGTGGTTTGTTGGATTGGATTCGTTTGGGGAATGGTTTGCTTCTGTCAAAGGATATGCTACGGAAAGCGACGACTCTTACGCCCTAAAAAGAAGCCGGCCCGTTACTCGTTACTGCAGCCTGAGCCCGAAGACGAAAGCACAACAT tTTCAGGCCATAAAGTGGTTTTATCAGAATCTGATACAGAATCGGACGATGTAAtgtttgataaatttaaaGGTAAAACTAATGGAAGTTTGAGGAACGGAAAATCCCGAAACGGATTTCTAAAGTCGAATTCCAGGGTGAAGACATGA